A region of Drosophila suzukii chromosome 2L, CBGP_Dsuzu_IsoJpt1.0, whole genome shotgun sequence DNA encodes the following proteins:
- the LOC136116914 gene encoding C-type lectin 37Db-like isoform X2 — protein sequence MHQQQWNSNSDVLRLNESLKKLDRQHTAQMSVLQEVLTKIGKRYFYVERNHHQNWFSASKSCVEMGGQLAVIQDEQELRDLRRRITHDTSYWLDINDLVNEEQYVSWTTGKRAPFLTWQSGEPNNAHDREHCVDLYKGVFYDDKCETRYYFICQASED from the exons ATGCATCAGCAGCAATGGAATAGTAACTCAGATGTCCTAAGGCTAAACGAATCCCTAAAAAAACTAGATAGACAGCATACCGCCCAGATGTCAGTCTTGCAGGAAGTACTAACAAAG ATCGGCAAGAGATACTTCTATGTCGAAAGGAATCACCACCAGAACTGGTTCTCTGCCTCGAAATCCTGTGTTGAAATGGGCGGACAATTGGCGGTCATCCAGGACGAACAGGAGCTACGGGATCTTAGGAGGCGAATCACCCACGATACCAGCTACTGGCTGGACATCAACGATCTGGTAAACGAGGAACAATATGTTTCCTGGACAACCGGCAAGCGAGCGCCGTTTTTAACATGGCAATCCGGAGAACCAAACAATGCACATGACAGGGAACATTGCGTCGACCTCTACAAGGGCGTTTTTTACGATGATAAGTGCGAGACGAGATACTATTTCATTTGC
- the LOC136116914 gene encoding C-type lectin 37Db-like isoform X1, giving the protein MHQQQWNSNSDVLRLNESLKKLDRQHTAQMSVLQEVLTKVSNPKIPPNKVIPPGFEKIGKRYFYVERNHHQNWFSASKSCVEMGGQLAVIQDEQELRDLRRRITHDTSYWLDINDLVNEEQYVSWTTGKRAPFLTWQSGEPNNAHDREHCVDLYKGVFYDDKCETRYYFICQASED; this is encoded by the coding sequence ATGCATCAGCAGCAATGGAATAGTAACTCAGATGTCCTAAGGCTAAACGAATCCCTAAAAAAACTAGATAGACAGCATACCGCCCAGATGTCAGTCTTGCAGGAAGTACTAACAAAGGTCAGTAACCCAAAGATTCCGCCCAATAAAGTAATACCACCGGGTTTCGAGAAGATCGGCAAGAGATACTTCTATGTCGAAAGGAATCACCACCAGAACTGGTTCTCTGCCTCGAAATCCTGTGTTGAAATGGGCGGACAATTGGCGGTCATCCAGGACGAACAGGAGCTACGGGATCTTAGGAGGCGAATCACCCACGATACCAGCTACTGGCTGGACATCAACGATCTGGTAAACGAGGAACAATATGTTTCCTGGACAACCGGCAAGCGAGCGCCGTTTTTAACATGGCAATCCGGAGAACCAAACAATGCACATGACAGGGAACATTGCGTCGACCTCTACAAGGGCGTTTTTTACGATGATAAGTGCGAGACGAGATACTATTTCATTTGC